From the genome of Candidatus Binataceae bacterium, one region includes:
- the nusB gene encoding transcription antitermination factor NusB has product MGLRRAGRELALKALYRMDIVGDRSLREAQELIAQVPADQRARLFAMELVGGVLAEMDYLDQLLTQVVTNWSLTRLSRIDHNILRLAGFELLRRADIPARATMDEAVELAKRYGDHGSSQFVNGVIDVMAERMGVKHKGDDNLAALKD; this is encoded by the coding sequence ATGGGACTGAGACGGGCAGGCCGCGAGCTGGCGCTCAAGGCGCTTTACCGCATGGATATCGTAGGCGACCGCTCGCTGCGTGAAGCCCAGGAGCTGATCGCCCAGGTTCCTGCTGATCAGCGCGCCCGCCTGTTCGCTATGGAGCTGGTCGGCGGAGTGCTCGCCGAGATGGACTACCTCGACCAGCTTTTGACTCAGGTCGTCACCAACTGGTCGCTTACCCGCCTGTCCAGAATCGATCACAACATCCTGCGCCTGGCCGGTTTCGAGCTCCTGCGCCGGGCTGATATTCCTGCGCGTGCCACCATGGACGAGGCGGTGGAGCTGGCCAAGCGCTACGGCGACCATGGCTCCAGCCAGTTCGTCAACGGTGTCATCGACGTGATGGCTGAGCGGATGGGCGTTAAACACAAAGGCGATGACAATCTTGCTGCGCTCAAGGACTGA
- the rpsT gene encoding 30S ribosomal protein S20, with protein sequence MPHVPVHPSAIKRHRQNLKRRLRNRAIKAQVHTAIKRVTEAIKSGTVSTDPTPLRSAVKELGKAASKGVMHRNTVSRKIARLSRQAAKASAPS encoded by the coding sequence ATGCCACACGTACCCGTTCATCCATCAGCGATTAAACGCCATCGTCAGAACCTCAAGCGCCGGTTGCGCAATCGTGCGATCAAGGCGCAGGTTCACACCGCGATCAAGCGGGTCACCGAAGCGATCAAGAGCGGAACGGTGAGCACTGACCCAACCCCCTTGCGAAGCGCCGTAAAAGAGTTGGGTAAAGCGGCCAGCAAAGGCGTAATGCATCGCAACACCGTCTCCCGTAAAATCGCCCGTCTGTCGCGCCAAGCGGCTAAGGCCTCGGCCCCCAGCTAA